ATAAATGATGAAGCACCCAATTCAGTAGCTTTTTGTAGCAACCACTCATATTTGTCAGCTTTGATTAGTCCACTGCAAATCGTAACATCAACTGGCAATTCTGTATTAATATTTTGTTTTTCTTTTAAATCAACTTCAATTTTATCACTTGTTATGTCAGCAATTTCACATAAATAAACTGTTTGATCATTAAAAGTTAAAATAATTTTACTACCAACATCATATCTCATTACATTTGTTATATGATGAATATCTTCTTTTTTTGTAATAAAAAAACGCTGACTTACATCAGCGTTTTGGTCTATGAAATAACGTTGCACATTATTCACTCACTTTCTGGCCAACAAGACAAACCCAACCGTTGTCATGTTGTTCTGAAATAATTTTAAAACCTACACGCTCCATATGTGACTGTATACCTTCATACTTCTCTTTTATAATACCAGAAGTAATAAAATAACCGCCTTCATTTAGAGTATTATAAGCATCTTCAATCATTTCATCAATAATATGCGCTAAAATATTTGCTATTACAATATCAAATTTTTCTGTTTCGTCTTTCAATAAGTTACCTGGAACAGCTTCAATTAACGTTTCACAATGATTTCTTCTGAAGTTTTCTTTAGCTACACTCACTGCCATTTCATCAATATCCAACGCTTTAATACGTTTTACACCGATTAGATGACTTGCAATACTTAATATACCTGAGCCAGTACCAACATCAATTACTGAATGCTGTGGCAATACATATGTTTCTATTGCCTTCAAACACATACTTGTAGTCGGATGATCACCTGTTCCAAAAGCCATACCTGGGTCGAGCTCAATGCAAAGCTCTTCATCCGCTTCTTTAGCATATGTTTCCCAACTAGGAACTATTGTGAACTTCTTCGACGCTCGGAATGGATGGAAATAGTTTTTCCATTCATTTTCCCAATCCGTCTCTGCAATAATTTGCTCACTGAATTGAACGTTATGTTGATCAAGTTCATCTAAATTTAATAACTCATCTTTAATTTGCTGTCGCAACTTATCATCATAAGTCATTTCATTAAAATAGGCTTTCAATCTTACTCCCTTATCTGGATAATCCTCTTTTTTCAAAGCGTAAATTTCACCGTATTTATCTTCTGGTTGGTTAATTAAATCATCTGAATCTTCTATCACGACACCATTTGATCCATGATTTTCAAGTATATTGGTAGCCAATTCTACTGCTTCATGATTAATAATAATTGAAAGCTCTGTCCAGTTCATACTTTATTCTCCCTTAAAGAATCTTTTTGCTCTATCTTTAAAATTCGAAGGTTGTTCATTAATTTCTTCACCATTTAATTGGGCAAATTCTTTCATTAGTTCTTTTTGTCTATCTGTTAATTTAGTAGGCGTTACTACTTTAATATCAACATATAAATCTCCGTATCCATAGCCATGAACATTTTTTATACCCTTTTCTTTTAAGCGGAATTGCTTACCTGTTTGTGTACCAGCAGGGATTGTTAACATAACTTCATTATTTAATGTTGGTATTTTTATTTCATCGCCTAAAGCTGCTTGTGGGAAGCTAACATTTAATTTGTAATAAATATCATCACCATCACGTTTAAATGTTTCAGATGGTTTAACTCTAAATACTACGTATAAATCACCAGCAGGTCCTCCATTCACGCCTGGAGAGCCTTCACCAGCTAATCTAATTTGTTGTTCATTGTCGACACCTTCAGGTACTTTCACTTCTAATTTAACTGTTTTATTTTCAGTACCTTTTCCGTGACATGTTGGACAAGCTTCTTCAAATTCTTGACCACTTCCATTACATTTAGGACAAACTTGTTCAGTACGAACTCTACCTAAAATTGTGTTTTGTTCTACAGCTACATGACCAGCGCCATTACAGTAACTACAAGTCTTTTTACTTGTTCCAGGCTTTGCACCATCACCATGACATGTTTCGCATGTTACATCTTTACGGATTGAAATTTCTTTTGTTGTACCAAATACCGCTTCTTCAAATGTTAATGTCATTGTATACTGAAGATCATCACCTTTTTGCGGTGCATTTGGATCTCTTTGTCTGCCGCCACCGAAGAAAGAGCTAAAGATATCTTCAAAACCGCCGCCACCGAAGCCACTAAAACCGCCAAAGTCAGAGCCATTGAATCCTTGTCCACCAAAACCTTGTGGACCATCATGTCCAAATTGATCATAGCTTGCGCGTTTATTATCATCACTTAAAACTTCATAGGCTTCAGAAATTTCTTTAAACTTTTCATCTGCACCTTCTTCTTTGTTAATATCTGGATGATATTTTTTCGAAAGCTTTCGATACGCTTTTTTGATTTCATCTTTTGAAGCATCCTTACTAATGCCTAAAACTTCATAATAATCTCTTTTGGCCACAGCTATCTCTCCTTTTCTTAATTAACTCATATAGTTTAACGTAATATGTCATACTATCCAAATAAAAAGCCAAAGCCAATGTTCTATTGACTTTGACTTTTCAGATCATGACAACATTCTAATTGTATTGTTTAATTATTTTTTGTCGTCGTCTTTTACTTCTTTAAATTCAGCATCTTCTACAGTACTATCATTGTTTTGACCAGCATTAGCACCTTGTGCTTGTTGTTGCTGTTGAGCCGCTTGCTCATATACTTTTGCTGATAATTCTTGAATCACTTTTTCAAGTTCTTCTTTTTTAGATTTAATATCTTCTATATCTTGACCTTCTAAAGCAGTTTTAAGAGCGTCTTTTTTCTCTTCAGCAGATTTTTTATCTTCTTCACCGATATTTTCGCCTAAATCAGTTAAAGTTTTTTCAACTTGGAATACTAGACTGTCAGCTTCGTTTCTTAAGTCTACTTCTTCACGACGTTTTTTATCTGCTTCAGCGTTAACTTCAGCATCTTTTACCATACGGTCGATTTCTTCGTCTGATAATGAAGAACTTGATTGAATTGTAATTCTTTGTTCTTTATTTGTACCTAAGTCTTTTGCAGTTACATTTACAATACCGTTTTTATCGATATCAAACGTTACTTCAATTTGAGGTTTACCACGTTCAGCTGGTGGAATATCAGTCAATTGGAATCTACCAAGTGTTTTATTATCCGCAGCCATTGGACGTTCACCTTGTAATACGTGTACATCTACTGATGGTTGATTATCTACTGCTGTTGAATAGATTTGAGATTTAGATGTAGGAATCGTAGTGTTACGTTCAATTAACGTATTCATACGTCCACCTAAAATTTCAATACCTAAAGATAGTGGTGTTACGTCTAATAATACTACGTCTTTAACGTCACCTGTGATAACGCCACCTTGGATTGCAGCTCCCATTGCCACTACTTCGTCCGGGTTTACTCCTTTGTTAGGCTCTTTACCGATTTCTTTTTTGACAGCTTCTTGTACTGCTGGAATACGAGTTGATCCACCAACTAAGATAACTTCATCGATATCTGAGTTTGTTAAGCCAGCGTCTTTCATTGCTTGGCGTGTAGGTTCCATTGTTCTTCTAATTAATGAATCTGATAATTCTTCAAATTTAGAACGAGTTAAGTTTACTTCTAAGTGTAATGGACCGTTTTCACCAGCTGAGATAAATGGTAATGAGATTTGAGTTTGTGATACACCTGATAAGTCTTTTTTAGCTTTTTCAGCAGCATCTTTCAAACGTTGTAATGCCATTTTATCTTGAGATAAGTCTACGCCATTTTCTTTTTTGAATTCTGCAACTAGGTAGTCAATAATTACTTGGTCAAAATCATCACCGCCAAGTTTGTTGTCACCGGCTGTTGATAGTACTTCGAATACACCGTCACCTAATTCTAGGATAGATACGTCAAATGTACCGCCACCTAAGTCAAAAACAAGAACTTTTTCATCTTTATCAGTTTTGTCTAAACCATATGCTAATGCTGCAGCTGTTGGTTCATTAATGATACGCTCAACTTCTAAACCAGCAATTTTACCAGCATCTTTAGTTGCTTGACGTTCAGCATCGTTAAAGTATGCAGGTACTGTAATTACAGCTTTGTCAACTTTCTCACCTAAATAGCTTTCAGCTGTATTTTTTAAGTTTTGTAAAATCATAGCTGAGATTTCTTGTGGTGTGTATGATTTACCTTCAATATCTACTTTATAATCAGTACCCATATGACGTTTAATAGATTGAACAGTGTTTGGGTTTGTAATAGCTTGACGTTTTGCTACTTCACCAACTTGAGTTTCTCCATTTTTGAAAGCTACAACAGATGGTGTTGTACGTGAACCTTCAGGGTTTTGAATTACTTTTGGCTCATCGCCTTCTAATACTGTTACACATGAATTTGTTGTACCTAAGTCTATACCAATAATTTTACTCATAATAAAATTCCTCCATTTAATCATTAAATTAATTTAATTTTAAACAATGTCTTTTCGCCAAATTTAAGTTATTGGTTTACTTTGACCATTGATGGTCTTAATACTCTATCTTTAAGCTTGTATCCTTTTTGTAGTTCTTGAGTGATTTCGCCAGATTCAAAATCAGGGTTATCATCTTGAACTACAGCTTGGTGAATATTTGGATCAAATGCTTCACCTTCAGTTTTAATAACTTCAAGACCATTATCTTTTAGTGCGTTAATCAAACTTTCATGCACCATTTGTACACCTTTTTGAAGAGATTTAAAAGTCTCATCATCACCTTCAATTTGAAGTGCACGTTCTATATTGTCTATTGCTGGTAAAATATCTGTTAACACACGTTGTGCTTGATATGTTTTGTTTATTTCATTTTCTTTTTGAATTCTACGCTTATAATTTTCAAACTCAGCGTAGAGCCTTAAATATTTCTCTTCGTTTTCATCTGCTAATTGTTGAAGTTCATTAATTTTTTGATCTTTTGGATCTATTTCTTCAATAACATTCTCGTCAGACGTTTCTTCTATTGCTTCATCTTGTAAATGACCTTTACTTTCTTCAGCTTGTTCAACTGAATCATCAATATTTTGTTTGACGTTTGTTTCTTCAACTGTTGATTCAGTGTTTTTTTCAACTGATTCGTCTTTATTTGTCATTTTCTGTCCTCCAATACTTTCTAATCCATCATTACCAAATTCTATTTAATAATTGAATGACATTTTGATAATGCATAGCTGTAGGTCCAATCACAGCGATTTGACCTTTTAACGTTTCATCAAAATGATATTGACTTGTTACAATTGAAATATCACTTAAGCTGTCATCAATTTCATTACCAATTTTTACATTAATATTTGGTGAAGATATATCTTGTAATAATTCTGCAATTCTATTTGATTCTATATATTGTAGAATGGGCTGAATTGAAGATACATTACTTTCATTCAATGCATCAATAAGTTTAACCTTTCCACCCATATAAATGCTATTACTTTGATTAGAAATATGATTATTCATCGTATTTAACAATTTATTGATAAAAATTTCTTCCTGCTCTGATTGAACAAAAGAGACAATATCATCTTGTAAATTCTGATTAAACTCAGTTAGTTTGTTTGTAACAAAATTTGATATTGTATTTAGTTTGTCATTATTAAACGGTATGTCTGAAGCAAGATGTACATGCTCAACATGACCTGATGAAAATACGATAACCATTATAACTAAATTAGGATTAGCACGAATCAAGTGTACATTATTGATAATATCTTGTTTATGATTAGGATGAACAACTAAAGTTGTATATTGAGATATATTTGATAATTCATCTGCAAAATATGTCAATGCTGATGATACATCATATTGATTCTCAACTAACAATTGATTTAATCGTCTTAATTTATTTGTTTTTTGATGAGATGTTTGTTCAAGTAAACGATTGACATAATACCTAAAACCTAATTGTGATGGCGAACGCCCTGAAGAACTATGTGTCTTCTCGATATAGTTTAAATCTTCAAGCTGTTTCATCTCATTTCTAATTGTAGCAGGACTAACATTCAAGTTATGTCGCTCAATTAGTGTTTTAGAACCAACGGGTTGTCCAAAATCAACATAATCCTCAACAATTGCGTTTAATATACTCAATTGCCTATCTGTAATCATGTTTTCACCTCATTAGCACTCACTTATCTCAAGTGCTAATTATAATTTATCAAATTGGTCAAAGTAAGTCAATGTTAAAGACTCGAAATTTCAATTTTTTTTAATCATTTATTAGGAAAGCTTCAAAAACCTCATTACCTATGACTTTCCCTCTATTTGTAAGTGCAATCACATCGTTCTTTTCTACAATTAATTCCTTCTCTTTTAAATTATTTATTGTTTGACCAAAGACACTTTCAATAGATTGGTCAAACTTCTTTTTGAACCTACTACTACTCACACCTTCATTTAAACGCAACCCAAGAAACATTTCTTCTTCCATTCTCTCAGTCAAAGAAGGTTTATTTGATACTAAAATTGCTTTACTTTCTTTATTTATAGCTTTGATATAATGATTCACTGGATTGATATTCGTATAACGCACACCATCTACATAACCACTTGCACCTGCTCCAAATCCATAATATTCCTCATTAAACCAGTAAACCTTATTATGTTCTGATTCATGGCCATCTAATGCAAAATTAGATATTTCGTATTGATGGAAAGGAGATTGTTCTATCTTAGACATCAGCAACTGATACATGTCAGCACCTAAATCCTCATTAGGAAGTTTGAGCAAGCCTTTTCTATACATATTATAAAATTGGGTTTTAGGTTCAAGTATTAAGCCGTAACTCGAAATATGTTGAATATCCATATCTAAAGCTAGATCTAAACTTTGTTCAAAATCTTCAATCGTCTGTTTCGGTAAATGATACATTAAATCTAAACTGATTGATTTAATACCTGCGTTTTTAGCATTTAACACCGAAGTGTAAATATCTTCAGTATTGTGCGTTCTACCTAAAACAGACAATAACTCCGGCTTGAATGTTTGAACGCCCATTGAAATCCTTTTTACTCCATATTTCTCTAATAGTTGGACTTTCTCTTTAGTTAACTCATCAGGATTTGCTTCAAATGTATACTCGCCTGTGATTGTAAACGTATCACGTATTGCTTTAAGTAATCTTTCCAACTGATTAATAGAAAGGGCCGTTGGTGTGCCGCCACCTACATACATGGTCTTTAAGATCCTATATTTTGCTGTAGACATTTCTGTGATTAGTGCATCTAAGTACTCATCTACA
The genomic region above belongs to Staphylococcus aureus and contains:
- the prmA gene encoding 50S ribosomal protein L11 methyltransferase translates to MNWTELSIIINHEAVELATNILENHGSNGVVIEDSDDLINQPEDKYGEIYALKKEDYPDKGVRLKAYFNEMTYDDKLRQQIKDELLNLDELDQHNVQFSEQIIAETDWENEWKNYFHPFRASKKFTIVPSWETYAKEADEELCIELDPGMAFGTGDHPTTSMCLKAIETYVLPQHSVIDVGTGSGILSIASHLIGVKRIKALDIDEMAVSVAKENFRRNHCETLIEAVPGNLLKDETEKFDIVIANILAHIIDEMIEDAYNTLNEGGYFITSGIIKEKYEGIQSHMERVGFKIISEQHDNGWVCLVGQKVSE
- the dnaJ gene encoding molecular chaperone DnaJ, with translation MAKRDYYEVLGISKDASKDEIKKAYRKLSKKYHPDINKEEGADEKFKEISEAYEVLSDDNKRASYDQFGHDGPQGFGGQGFNGSDFGGFSGFGGGGFEDIFSSFFGGGRQRDPNAPQKGDDLQYTMTLTFEEAVFGTTKEISIRKDVTCETCHGDGAKPGTSKKTCSYCNGAGHVAVEQNTILGRVRTEQVCPKCNGSGQEFEEACPTCHGKGTENKTVKLEVKVPEGVDNEQQIRLAGEGSPGVNGGPAGDLYVVFRVKPSETFKRDGDDIYYKLNVSFPQAALGDEIKIPTLNNEVMLTIPAGTQTGKQFRLKEKGIKNVHGYGYGDLYVDIKVVTPTKLTDRQKELMKEFAQLNGEEINEQPSNFKDRAKRFFKGE
- the dnaK gene encoding molecular chaperone DnaK, which codes for MSKIIGIDLGTTNSCVTVLEGDEPKVIQNPEGSRTTPSVVAFKNGETQVGEVAKRQAITNPNTVQSIKRHMGTDYKVDIEGKSYTPQEISAMILQNLKNTAESYLGEKVDKAVITVPAYFNDAERQATKDAGKIAGLEVERIINEPTAAALAYGLDKTDKDEKVLVFDLGGGTFDVSILELGDGVFEVLSTAGDNKLGGDDFDQVIIDYLVAEFKKENGVDLSQDKMALQRLKDAAEKAKKDLSGVSQTQISLPFISAGENGPLHLEVNLTRSKFEELSDSLIRRTMEPTRQAMKDAGLTNSDIDEVILVGGSTRIPAVQEAVKKEIGKEPNKGVNPDEVVAMGAAIQGGVITGDVKDVVLLDVTPLSLGIEILGGRMNTLIERNTTIPTSKSQIYSTAVDNQPSVDVHVLQGERPMAADNKTLGRFQLTDIPPAERGKPQIEVTFDIDKNGIVNVTAKDLGTNKEQRITIQSSSSLSDEEIDRMVKDAEVNAEADKKRREEVDLRNEADSLVFQVEKTLTDLGENIGEEDKKSAEEKKDALKTALEGQDIEDIKSKKEELEKVIQELSAKVYEQAAQQQQQAQGANAGQNNDSTVEDAEFKEVKDDDKK
- the grpE gene encoding nucleotide exchange factor GrpE; the protein is MTNKDESVEKNTESTVEETNVKQNIDDSVEQAEESKGHLQDEAIEETSDENVIEEIDPKDQKINELQQLADENEEKYLRLYAEFENYKRRIQKENEINKTYQAQRVLTDILPAIDNIERALQIEGDDETFKSLQKGVQMVHESLINALKDNGLEVIKTEGEAFDPNIHQAVVQDDNPDFESGEITQELQKGYKLKDRVLRPSMVKVNQ
- the hrcA gene encoding heat-inducible transcriptional repressor HrcA translates to MITDRQLSILNAIVEDYVDFGQPVGSKTLIERHNLNVSPATIRNEMKQLEDLNYIEKTHSSSGRSPSQLGFRYYVNRLLEQTSHQKTNKLRRLNQLLVENQYDVSSALTYFADELSNISQYTTLVVHPNHKQDIINNVHLIRANPNLVIMVIVFSSGHVEHVHLASDIPFNNDKLNTISNFVTNKLTEFNQNLQDDIVSFVQSEQEEIFINKLLNTMNNHISNQSNSIYMGGKVKLIDALNESNVSSIQPILQYIESNRIAELLQDISSPNINVKIGNEIDDSLSDISIVTSQYHFDETLKGQIAVIGPTAMHYQNVIQLLNRIW
- the hemW gene encoding radical SAM family heme chaperone HemW, producing MTVQSAYIHIPFCVRICTYCDFNKYFIQNQPVDEYLDALITEMSTAKYRILKTMYVGGGTPTALSINQLERLLKAIRDTFTITGEYTFEANPDELTKEKVQLLEKYGVKRISMGVQTFKPELLSVLGRTHNTEDIYTSVLNAKNAGIKSISLDLMYHLPKQTIEDFEQSLDLALDMDIQHISSYGLILEPKTQFYNMYRKGLLKLPNEDLGADMYQLLMSKIEQSPFHQYEISNFALDGHESEHNKVYWFNEEYYGFGAGASGYVDGVRYTNINPVNHYIKAINKESKAILVSNKPSLTERMEEEMFLGLRLNEGVSSSRFKKKFDQSIESVFGQTINNLKEKELIVEKNDVIALTNRGKVIGNEVFEAFLIND